Part of the Brassica oleracea var. oleracea cultivar TO1000 chromosome C8, BOL, whole genome shotgun sequence genome is shown below.
AAGTCTAGTCCATAAGCTCGCTCCGTCACTTTCATGAGAAGGTAAGCTCCGTAACTCGTGTTCGGTGATAAGGCTCCCGTCTGGATTTTTCCGGTTATTTCTAACCAGTCCGTCATTATAAGTTGGACCGCTTCTGAAAATCTGTTATGAATTTTAAAAAATTATAATCTACTCGTTTGCACTAACAATAAACTTATTATTAATATAAAAATAATGACCTTGAGTCTGATCGATTGCTCCAAGACCAGTAATGTCGTTGATCGCTCCATGTTATGGAAAGATCTCTTGCCGACAGAACATACGTTATCTTCCCAGAAAGCTTCTCGATCTTAAAAATCTGGGTTTGAAACATTACACAAGTCAAGAAAAGCTCTTATATAATTATCCAAAGTGGTAATATTATTGTAATGATGGAGGAACCTTTCTGCCGTTATCTATGAGAACTGATTCACAGAGACATCGATAGAGCTCCTTTTTAGAGGAGAAGTTCCGATGAGTCGATGTAGTGATGAGGCGGCTATAACCGGAGGGTAGGAACTTCTCCCACACGAAATCAGAGTCTCCGGCAAGTCTGAAAACTGGCGAGACAGACGCCGACGAGAACGTATCTGCAGGAGTTGTGAAGGAGAGGATGTTCGCCACGCATTCTTCTGGTAACATCTTCATCCTTTTCTCCAAAGTTTAAAAGATAGATAATATACTATTGATGTGATCCAATGGCTCTGTTTATGAAGTATATATATGTGTTGTATGTTTGGTGAGACAGTGACCGACCGATGGATGGTGTCTTTTAGTAGTGTCCATAATCCAGCAATGCTTGGTGTCTTTTATTTAGTAGTGTCCATTTTGAGACTCAAGGGCCCAATTCCACAAAATGTAACGTATTATTCTTTGCCGTTCTTGGAAAACCAAAAGGTTTGGTGGGTTTTTATGGTTTAGTTTATGTCCAAACGATACAATATCTGTGTTCCAAAAAAAAAAAAAACGATACAATATCTTTCCAAGTTCTTTATTTCCGACAAATATCACCTGGATTTTGTTCTATGAAAAGATAACCTATAGTTTATGGTATAGTTTATGGTCGAACCGGTCCGACCGTGACTCTTTGAAGAAGCCGAGTCCGGTTCGATTTGAAACCCAAATTTGAACAAAGCCGGTAAAACCGGTAGAAAACCAGTCACCCGAGTCAACTTTAAAACTAGGTTCTAATAGATTAACATATAATTAATGTGTTTTCAGTTGTTATTAAATTTAATTAGTATTTCAAAATCAATGTTTGATCACTATTTAATTAGTTTTTTTAATTTTGTTTCATAAGAAATGATGTAAAAAGAATATTTTTAGCTCTCGTATACTATTTTTATTTTGCCATATTTATAAAAATTAGAATTTTAATTGTAAGAATAAATAGATACGGTAATCTGAACAATCAATCATTTGGTTTTTTATCAATTTCAGTTTATATAGTGTTCACTTTATCATATATATAGCGCGCTAGATTTATGTTTATTGTTTATTTTTGTAGTTAATAAAAGAACTACTTTGTTTTAGATCCATATGCTGTAAATATATAATTATATATATATTTAATTCTTAAAAACAGAAAACCCGGTTTGACCGGGTGAACCGGTCCAACCAGTCAAATCAGTAACTATACGGAGTCGGTATTCGGGCAGCTTTTCAAAACATTGAATTTTTAGGTTTTTGGTTTATATTGTTATGAAATAACTT
Proteins encoded:
- the LOC106310690 gene encoding F-box protein PP2-B15, whose amino-acid sequence is MKMLPEECVANILSFTTPADTFSSASVSPVFRLAGDSDFVWEKFLPSGYSRLITTSTHRNFSSKKELYRCLCESVLIDNGRKIFKIEKLSGKITYVLSARDLSITWSDQRHYWSWSNRSDSRFSEAVQLIMTDWLEITGKIQTGALSPNTSYGAYLLMKVTERAYGLDLVPAETWVKVGNGGKKIHTSYLSCLDDKKQLMKRLFYGHREQRMAKKEPRVRGDGWMEIELGEFETGREGEEHDKEVVMSLTEVKGYQLKGGIVIDGIEVRPKR